One Ricinus communis isolate WT05 ecotype wild-type chromosome 1, ASM1957865v1, whole genome shotgun sequence DNA window includes the following coding sequences:
- the LOC8259842 gene encoding pentatricopeptide repeat-containing protein At5g46100, translated as MATKTLFKWSKKITPSQVEQLIRAEKDIEKAKLVFDSATAEYSHGFKHDNSTFSAIISKLLSANQFTLVEDMLNRMKQEKCNITEDIFLSICRAYGRVHRPLDSIRVFHKMKDFECKATQKSYITVFAILVEENRLKDAMRFYQHMREMGISASVVSLNVLIKALCKNSSTIDAAFRIFNEMPNRGCNPDSYTYGTLINGLCRFGKIWEAKELFIEMETKGCSPSVVTYSCLIHGLSRAKNMDEAMRLFHDMKSKGIEPNVFTYSSLMDGLCKDGRSSQALELLKMMKSKRHKPNLITYSTLINGCCKEGKLPLAVEMLDKMKLQGIKPDAGLYGKIINGLCENCKLQEAANFLDEMVLAGISPNRLTWSLHVRTNNIVVQGLCSSGDPNRAFQLYLSMRTRGISVEIETFDSLVKCFCNKGDLHKAIRLVDEMVLDGCVPDQLTWTVVLCGFLDRRKVWEASELLAIELLSI; from the coding sequence ATGGCCACAAAAACTCTCTTTAAATGGTCCAAAAAGATCACACCTTCTCAAGTAGAGCAGCTAATTCGTGCAGAGAAGGACATAGAGAAAGCTAaacttgtgtttgattctgcCACTGCAGAGTATTCTCATGGTTTTAAGCATGATAATAGCACATTTAGTGCCATTATCTCTAAGTTACTCTCCGCGAATCAATTTACACTAGTAGAGGATATGCTAAATAGAATGAAGCAAGAAAAATGCAATATCACTGAAGATATATTCCTTTCTATTTGCAGAGCCTATGGTAGAGTTCATAGGCCATTAGATTCCATCAGGGTTTTTCATAAAATGAAAGATTTTGAATGCAAAGCTACCCAAAAGTCTTACATCACTGTTTTTGCTATTCTTGTTGAAGAGAATCGGTTAAAGGATGCAATGAGATTTTATCAGCACATGAGAGAAATGGGTATTTCAGCTAGTGTTGTTTCTCTTAATGTTCTAATTAAAGCCCTTTGTAAGAATAGTTCGACTATTGATGCTGCTTTTAGGATATTCAATGAGATGCCTAATCGTGGGTGTAATCCAGATTCATATACATATGGGACTTTGATTAATGGATTGTGTCGGTTCGGGAAGATATGGGAGGCAAAGGAATTATTTATAGAGATGGAAACAAAAGGTTGTTCACCATCTGTTGTTACGTACAGTTGTTTAATACATGGTTTGTCTCGGGCAAAGAATATGGATGAAGCTATGAGATTGTTTCATGATATGAAGAGCAAAGGCATTGAGCCAAATGTATTTACTTATAGTTCCTTAATGGATGGTCTTTGCAAAGATGGGCGTTCTTCACAAGCCTTGGAGCTACTCAAGATGATGAAAAGCAAGCGCCATAAGCCTAATTTGATAACTTACAGTACCCTAATTAATGGTTGTTGTAAAGAAGGAAAACTTCCTCTAGCTGTTGAGATGCTTGACAAGATGAAGCTTCAAGGAATAAAACCTGATGCAGGGCTATATGGGAAGATCATAAATGGTTTGTGTGAAAATTGTAAGCTTCAGGAGGCCGCAAACTTCCTTGATGAGATGGTACTTGCAGGCATCTCACCAAATAGATTAACGTGGAGCCTACATGTCAGGACTAATAATATTGTCGTCCAAGGCCTTTGCAGTAGTGGCGATCCGAATCGAGCCTTTCAATTGTATTTAAGTATGCGCACTAGAGGTATCTCGGTTGAAATTGAAACTTTTGATTCTTTAGTGAAATGTTTTTGTAATAAAGGGGACTTGCACAAAGCTATTCGTCTTGTTGATGAGATGGTGCTGGATGGATGTGTTCCTGACCAACTGACATGGACTGTAGTGCTCTGTGGTTTCTTGGACAGAAGAAAGGTGTGGGAAGCATCAGAGTTGCTAGCGATTGAGTTGTTAAGCATATAA
- the LOC8259846 gene encoding sm-like protein LSM4 isoform X2: MLPLSLLKTAQGHPMLVELKNGETYNGHLVNCDTWMNIHLREVICTSKDGDRFWRMPECYIRGNTIKYLRVPDEVIDKVQEETKSRSDRKPPGVGRGRGRGREDGGRPVKGIGRGLDDGSAKAAGGRGRGGSGGKPGGNRGAGRGRG, translated from the exons ATG CTTCCCCTTTCTCTTCTTAAGACTGCACAAGGCCATCCCATG TTGGTTGAACTTAAAAATGGAGAGACTTACAATGGACATTTGGTCAATTGTGATACTTGGATGAACATTCATCTCCGTGAAGTCATCTGTACCTCTAAG GATGGAGATAGATTTTGGAGAATGCCTGAATGCTATATACGCGGGAATACTATTAAGTATCTCCGAGTACCTGATGAG GTGATCGATAAAGTTCAGGAAGAAACCAAGAGCCGTTCAG ACCGGAAGCCACCTGGCGTAGGCCGGGGAAGAGGAAGAGGCCGAGAAGATGGTGGAAGGCCAGTGAAAGGAATTGGGCGTGGTCTGGATGATGGAAGTGCTAAGGCCGCAGGTGGACGGGGCAGAGGTGGTTCAGGTGGAAAGCCAGGTGGAAACAGAG GCGCAGGGAGAGGCAGGGGCTGA
- the LOC8259847 gene encoding WD repeat-containing protein GTS1, translated as MEEAMEVEVEHPNPNPNPNPNCAKRFGLKSCFQTNFGDDYVFQIVPKADCSTMAVSLSTYAVKLYSPLTGQYQGECKGHYDTINQIAFSASSSPHVLHSCSSDGTMRAWDTRTFRQVSCITAAASQEIFSFSFGGSTDNLLAAGSKSQILFWDWRNKKQVACLEESHTDDVTQVHFVPGHGNKLLSASVDGLMCIFDTNGDINDDDHLESVINVGTSVGKVGFFGENYQKLWCLTHIESLSIWDWEDARNEANLQEARSMASKNWALDHIDYFVDCHYPGEGESLWVIGGTNAGALGYFPVNYRGGAAAIGSPEAILEGGHSGVVRSILPLSSLKGGPAQSQGIFGWTGGEDGRLCCWLSDNSARIDRSWMSSALAMRSSTSRKKNRHHPY; from the exons ATGGAGGAGGCGATGGAGGTAGAAGTGGAGCATCCAAATCCAAATCCAAATCCAAATCCAAATTGCGCAAAGCGATTTGGACTCAAGAGCTGCTTCCAAACAAACTTCGGCGACGACTACGTTTTCCAAATCGTCCCAAA GGCTGACTGCTCTACAATGGCGGTTTCGTTATCCACCTACGCCGTCAAGCTCTACTCTCCGCTGACCGGTCAATACCAAGGAGAATGTAAAGGTCACTACGAcactataaatcaaattgcttTCTCTGCTTCATCCTCCCCGCACGTGTTGCATTCCTGCTCTTCTGATGGTACCATGAGAGCTTGGGACACTAGAACCTTCCGTCAG GTTTCCTGCATTACTGCTGCTGCTTCTCAAGAGATATTCAGCTTCTCGTTTGGAGGCTCTACTGATAATCTTCTTGCTGCTGGTTCTAAATCTCAG ataCTCTTCTGGGATTGGAGGAATAAGAAACAGGTCGCATGTCTGGAAGAATCACACACCGATGATGTTACTCAg GTGCATTTTGTACCTGGGCACGGAAACAAGCTTCTTTCTGCCTCTGTAGATGGGCTGATGTGTATATTTGATACTAATGGGGATATCAACGATGATGATCATCTGGAATCA GTAATTAATGTAGGAACTTCAGTTGGTAAGGTGGGATTTTTTGGAGAGAACTATCAAAAGCTATGGTGTTTGACACATATCGAAAGTTTAAG CATTTGGGACTGGGAGGATGCAAGAAATGAAGCAAACTTGCAGGAAGCTCGCTCAATGGCGTCTAAAAATTGGGCATTAGATCAT ATTGATTATTTTGTCGATTGCCATTACCCTGGAGAAGGTGAAAGTTTATGGGTGATTGGTGGGACTAATGCTGGTGCTCTAGGTTACTTCCCTGTAAATTATAGAGGAGGGGCCGCAGCAATTGGATCTCCAGAAGCAATCCTTGAGGGTGGCCATTCAGGCGTTGTGAGGAGTATATTGCCCCTGTCAAGCTTGAAGGGTGGACCTGCTCAGAGCCAAGGAATTTTTGGATGGACAGGTGGTGAAGATGGTCGCTTGTGCTGTTGGTTATCTGATAATTCTGCAAGGATAGATCGCTCTTGGATGTCGAGCGCACTGGCTATGAGATCCTCAACATCTCGCAAGAAAAATAGGCATCATCCATACTAG
- the LOC107261567 gene encoding uncharacterized protein OsI_027940, with protein MSRHPEVKWAQRLDKVYITVQLPDAKNAKVNLEPEGVFTFSASAGADNKSYEVKLELHDKVNVEESKINIGVRSIFCILEKAEKGWWKKLLRGDGKPPHYVKVDWDKWVDEDEDEGPGAGLDLGGMDFSNFNMGDMGGMGGMGGMGGMDMGGMGGMGGMGGMGGMDMGGMGEFDDSDDEDQEVSKPDSAEGAPAKAGEHGSDLEEKKEAAPST; from the exons tCGTCATCCTGAAGTGAAGTGGGCCCAGAGGTTGGACAAAGTTTATATTACAGTGCAATTGCCAGATGCCAAAAATGCAAAGGTCAATCTTGAGCCAGAGGGCGTCTTTACATTTTCTGCTAGTGCTGGAGCAGATAACAAGAGTTATGAAGTTAAGTTGGAGCTCCATGATAAGGTCAATGTAGAG GAAAGCAAAATTAATATTGGGGTCAGGAGCATATTCTGCATCTTGGAGAAGGCAGAGAAAGGATGGTGGAAGAAACTGTTGCGTGGAGATGGCAAGCCACCACACTATGTCAAAGTAGATTGGGATAAATGGGTAGacgaagatgaagatgaag GTCCTGGCGCTGGCTTGGACTTGGGAGGGATGGATTTTTCA AACTTTAATATGGGAGACATGGGAGGAATGGGAGGCATGGGAGGGATGGGAGGTATGGACATGGGAGGCATGGGAGGCATGGGAGGGATGGGAGGGATGGGAGGTATGGACATGGGAGGCATGGGTGAATTTGATGACAGTGATGATGAAG ATCAAGAAGTGTCAAAGCCTGACAGTGCAGAAGGAGCACCTGCGAAGGCAGGTGAACATGGCAGTGATctagaagagaaaaaagaagctGCACCAAGCACATGA